The following proteins are encoded in a genomic region of Opisthocomus hoazin isolate bOpiHoa1 chromosome 4, bOpiHoa1.hap1, whole genome shotgun sequence:
- the EEF1AKMT4 gene encoding EEF1A lysine methyltransferase 4, with amino-acid sequence MERRRAPAADWRYRQRRFWDERYRREGAEPREWLGGLSRFLPQLQPELRPADRILVLGCGTSALSHDLHELGYRDITSVDFSPACIAAMRARHARCPGLRWAVMDARALAFPDAAFDVVMEKGTLDALMAGEANPWDVSPRAAADVRRVLVEVSRVLRPGGCFLSMTFTQPHFRKPHYAQEAFGWSLRHAVCGDGDPGAFHYFLYIMRKGQPLDPLDVALGRRLHQPPPPPAPPPPPAPPDDDEDYLLAIEL; translated from the exons ATGGAGCGGCGGCGCGCGCCCGCGGCCGACTGGCGGTACCGGCAGCGCCGCTTCTGGGACGAGCGGTACCGGCGGGAGGGCGCCGAGCCCCGGGAGTGGCTGGGGGGGCTCTCCCGCTTCCTCCCGCAGCTGCAGCCCGAGCTGCGCCCCGCCGACCGCATCCTCGTCCTCG GCTGCGGCACCAGCGCCCTGAGCCACGACCTGCACGAGCTGGGCTACCGCGATATCACCAGCGTTGACTTCTCCCCCGCCTGCATCGCCGCCATGCGCGCCCGCCACGCCCGCTGCCCCGGCCTGCGCTGGGCCGTCATGGACGCCCGCGCCCTCGCCTTCCCCGACGCCGCCTTCGACGTCGTGATGGAGAAGGGCACCCTCGACGCGCTGATGGCGGGGGAGGCCAACCCGTGGGACGTCTCGCCGCGGGCTGCCGCCGACGTGCGGCGGGTGCTGGTGGAG GTGAGCCGGGTGCTGCGCCCCGGGGGCTGCTTCCTCTCCATGACCTTCACCCAGCCCCACTTCCGCAAGCCCCACTACGCGCAGGAGGCCTTTGGCTGGTCGCTGCGCCACGCCGTCTGCGGGGACGGCGACCCCGGCGCCTTCCACTACTTCCTCTACATCATGCGCAAGGGGCAGCCCCTGGACCCCCTCGACGTGGCCCTGGGGCGCCGGCTGcaccagcccccgccgccccccgccccgccgccgccccccgccccgccagacGACGACGAGGACTACCTCCTTGCCATCGAGCTGTGA
- the ALG3 gene encoding dol-P-Man:Man(5)GlcNAc(2)-PP-Dol alpha-1,3-mannosyltransferase isoform X2, which produces MAAGRGAAAELRRAWRERRAALLEPRYTPLVAACLCLAEGGVNLWVIRRVPYTEIDWKAYMEEVEGFANGTLDYTRLKGGTGPLVYPAGFVYIFLGLYYATGRGTDVRLAQHLFAGLYLLNLLLVFRIYCRTSKVPPYVFFFMCCASYRIHSIFVLRLFNDPVAMAILFLAVNLFLEERWSWGCLLFSLAVSVKMNVLLFAPGLLFLLLQRFGLLGCIPKLCICALLQVVLGLPFLLVNPVGYLTRSFDLGRQFQFKWTVNWRFLPEEVFQNRAFHAMLLLAHLAGLGLFALHRWHGSKESILALLKDPAERKHPSPPLTVNKIVFVLFSSNFLGICCSRSLHYQFYVWVLLLGVIELCWNTYPSTVCSSLSLHICHGLVLLQLWYGTAPPPALHPPQPSRRPVAISKKAR; this is translated from the exons atggcggcggggcggggggcggcggcggagctgcgGCGGGCTtggcgggagcggcgggcggcgctGCTGGAGCCCCGCTACACCCCGCTGGTGgccgcctgcctctgcctggcCGAGGGCGGCGTCAACCTCTGGGTCATCCGCAGGGTCCCCT ACACCGAGATCGACTGGAAGGCCTACATGGAGGAGGTGGAGGGCTTCGCCAACGGGACCCTCGACTACACCCGGCTGAAGGGTGGCACCGGGCCGCTGGT CTACCCCGCTGGCTTCGTCTACATCTTCCTGGGCCTGTACTATGCCACGGGCCGCGGCACCGACGTCCGCCTGGCGCAGCACCTCTTCGCCGGCCTCTACCTGCTCAACCTCCTCCTCGTCTTCCGCATCTACTGCCGGACCAGCAAG GTCCCCCCGtatgttttcttcttcatgtgCTGCGCCTCTTACCGCATCCATTCCATCTTCGTCCTGCGGCTCTTTAACGACCCCGTCGCCATGGCCATCCTCTTCCTTGCCGTCAACCTCTTCCTGGAGGAGCGCTGGTCGTGGGGCTGCCTCCTCTTCAG CCTGGCCGTGTCCGTGAAGATGAACGTCCTGCTCTTTGCGCCTGgactgctcttcctcctcctccagcggtTCGGTCTCCTGGGCTGTATCCCCAAGCTCTGCATCTGTGCCCTGCTCCAG GTGGTTCTGGGGCTGCCCTTCCTGCTGGTCAACCCTGTGGGGTACCTGACTCGATCCTTCGACCTGGGCCGCCAGTTCCAGTTCAAATGGACGGTGAACTGGCGCTTCCTCCCAGAAGAGGTTTTCCAGAATCGGGCTTTCCACGCCATGCTGCTCCTGGCTCACCTGGCTGGCCTGGGGCTCTTTGCGCTGCACCGGTGGCACGG GTCCAAAGAGAGCATCCTGGCTCTGCTGAAGGATCCTGCCGAGAGGAAACACCCGTCCCCTCCCTTGACCGTCAACAA GATCGTCTTTGTCCTCTTCTCCTCCAACTTCCTGGGCATCTGCTGCAGCCGCTCCCTGCACTACCAGTTCTACGTCTG ggtgctgctgctgggcgTGATCGAGCTCTGCTGGAACACCTACCCCTCCACGGTCTgcagctccctctccctccacATCTGCCACGGACTCGTCCTGCTCCAGCTCTGGTACGGCACGGCCCCCCCACCGGCACTGCACCCCCCCCAGCCGAGCCGGCGTCCCGTAGCCATCTCCAAGAAGGCCCGGTGA
- the CAMK2N2 gene encoding calcium/calmodulin-dependent protein kinase II inhibitor 2 translates to MHDFILPPGFPPRRRRRRRRPAPGSARRGSARSAPAMSQVLPYGEDKVGRYGAEPEAGELPFSCRLQDTNAFFGGNQGKRPPKLGQIGRAKRVVIEDDRIDEVLKGMTEKSPPGGVKPGPAASTHRGPCPAPSPAPHAAWATTGRGRPCPCPPPPPPARGGLSGHPHPPPEPCTLPLRFPRGWGGGGGHRDPLPPRGGPGPPNHLDGGR, encoded by the exons atGCATGACTTCATCCTTCCGCCCGGGtttcctccccgccgccgccgccgccgccgcagacCGGCTCCcggctcggcgcggcgcggctcggccCGCTCGGCCCCCGCCATGTCGCAGGTGCTGCCCTACGGCGAGGACAAGGTGGGCCGCTACGGCGCCGAGCCCGAGGCCGGGGAGCTGCCCTTCAGCTGCCGGCTGCAGGACACCAACGCCTTCTTCGGGGGCAACCAGGGCAAGCGGCCCCCCAAGCTGGGACAGATCGGCCGAGCCAAGAGAG TGGTGATCGAGGATGACCGGATAGACGAGGTGCTGAAGGGCATGACGGAGAAGTCGCCGCCGGGGGGTGTAAAGCCGGGACCCGCCGCCAGCACCCACCGCGGGCCCTGCCCtgcgcccagcccggccccgcatgCTGCCTGGGCGACCACCGGGCGGGGGAGGCCGTgcccgtgcccccccccaccccccccggcgcggggggggctcagcggccacccccacccccctcccgaGCCATGCACTTTACCCCTCCGCTTCCCCCggggatggggcgggggggggggacacagagaccccctccctccccgggggggTCCGGGCCCCCCCAACCACCTTGACGGGGGGAGGTGA
- the ALG3 gene encoding dol-P-Man:Man(5)GlcNAc(2)-PP-Dol alpha-1,3-mannosyltransferase isoform X1: MAAGRGAAAELRRAWRERRAALLEPRYTPLVAACLCLAEGGVNLWVIRRVPYTEIDWKAYMEEVEGFANGTLDYTRLKGGTGPLVYPAGFVYIFLGLYYATGRGTDVRLAQHLFAGLYLLNLLLVFRIYCRTSKVPPYVFFFMCCASYRIHSIFVLRLFNDPVAMAILFLAVNLFLEERWSWGCLLFSLAVSVKMNVLLFAPGLLFLLLQRFGLLGCIPKLCICALLQVVLGLPFLLVNPVGYLTRSFDLGRQFQFKWTVNWRFLPEEVFQNRAFHAMLLLAHLAGLGLFALHRWHGSKESILALLKDPAERKHPSPPLTVNKIVFVLFSSNFLGICCSRSLHYQFYVWYFHTLPYLLWCTPTAKLAHMPKVLLLGVIELCWNTYPSTVCSSLSLHICHGLVLLQLWYGTAPPPALHPPQPSRRPVAISKKAR, from the exons atggcggcggggcggggggcggcggcggagctgcgGCGGGCTtggcgggagcggcgggcggcgctGCTGGAGCCCCGCTACACCCCGCTGGTGgccgcctgcctctgcctggcCGAGGGCGGCGTCAACCTCTGGGTCATCCGCAGGGTCCCCT ACACCGAGATCGACTGGAAGGCCTACATGGAGGAGGTGGAGGGCTTCGCCAACGGGACCCTCGACTACACCCGGCTGAAGGGTGGCACCGGGCCGCTGGT CTACCCCGCTGGCTTCGTCTACATCTTCCTGGGCCTGTACTATGCCACGGGCCGCGGCACCGACGTCCGCCTGGCGCAGCACCTCTTCGCCGGCCTCTACCTGCTCAACCTCCTCCTCGTCTTCCGCATCTACTGCCGGACCAGCAAG GTCCCCCCGtatgttttcttcttcatgtgCTGCGCCTCTTACCGCATCCATTCCATCTTCGTCCTGCGGCTCTTTAACGACCCCGTCGCCATGGCCATCCTCTTCCTTGCCGTCAACCTCTTCCTGGAGGAGCGCTGGTCGTGGGGCTGCCTCCTCTTCAG CCTGGCCGTGTCCGTGAAGATGAACGTCCTGCTCTTTGCGCCTGgactgctcttcctcctcctccagcggtTCGGTCTCCTGGGCTGTATCCCCAAGCTCTGCATCTGTGCCCTGCTCCAG GTGGTTCTGGGGCTGCCCTTCCTGCTGGTCAACCCTGTGGGGTACCTGACTCGATCCTTCGACCTGGGCCGCCAGTTCCAGTTCAAATGGACGGTGAACTGGCGCTTCCTCCCAGAAGAGGTTTTCCAGAATCGGGCTTTCCACGCCATGCTGCTCCTGGCTCACCTGGCTGGCCTGGGGCTCTTTGCGCTGCACCGGTGGCACGG GTCCAAAGAGAGCATCCTGGCTCTGCTGAAGGATCCTGCCGAGAGGAAACACCCGTCCCCTCCCTTGACCGTCAACAA GATCGTCTTTGTCCTCTTCTCCTCCAACTTCCTGGGCATCTGCTGCAGCCGCTCCCTGCACTACCAGTTCTACGTCTGGTATTTCCACACGCTGCCCTACTTACTCTGGTGCACCCCCACCGCCAAGCTCGCCCACATGCCCAA ggtgctgctgctgggcgTGATCGAGCTCTGCTGGAACACCTACCCCTCCACGGTCTgcagctccctctccctccacATCTGCCACGGACTCGTCCTGCTCCAGCTCTGGTACGGCACGGCCCCCCCACCGGCACTGCACCCCCCCCAGCCGAGCCGGCGTCCCGTAGCCATCTCCAAGAAGGCCCGGTGA